The following are encoded together in the Planctobacterium marinum genome:
- a CDS encoding HesB/IscA family protein — protein sequence MSVNTFDPTAALVTVTDSAKAHFAKMLGDSQDKMIRLGTKVSGCSGYAYTLDAVAEKKANDLEITLDNGMVMLIAADAAPLVQDTEIDYVTVGINGEIRFNNPNVVSECGCGESFNVG from the coding sequence ATGTCAGTAAATACATTCGATCCAACAGCAGCGCTGGTAACCGTTACTGATTCAGCCAAGGCACACTTCGCAAAAATGCTGGGTGACAGTCAGGATAAAATGATACGTCTTGGTACCAAGGTAAGCGGTTGTTCTGGCTATGCATACACGCTGGATGCTGTCGCAGAAAAAAAAGCTAACGATTTAGAAATTACCCTGGATAACGGCATGGTTATGCTGATTGCAGCAGATGCTGCGCCATTAGTACAAGACACCGAAATCGACTACGTTACCGTAGGGATCAACGGCGAGATCCGTTTTAATAATCCCAATGTAGTCAGTGAGTGTGGCTGCGGCGAAAGCTTCAACGTAGGTTAA
- a CDS encoding AAA family ATPase, whose product MAISGVSGSGKTTLVKLLSEHFSCPYLLFDDYVEKHTYPKDMKAWLHQGANLSELKTPGFVKALKAIKQDNAYPYVFIEEPFARCRESIAVFIDVAVFLDTPLEVCLSRVIQRNFEHANGDSATQVLTYLTNYDDHLREIYIETAAQAKSTSDFVVDGNLSTDATTKLLKDWLNNN is encoded by the coding sequence GTGGCCATAAGCGGTGTCTCCGGTAGTGGGAAAACAACGCTGGTTAAATTACTGTCAGAACACTTCAGCTGTCCCTATTTGCTGTTCGATGACTATGTTGAAAAGCACACTTACCCGAAAGATATGAAAGCCTGGTTGCACCAGGGGGCAAATTTATCTGAACTTAAAACCCCGGGCTTTGTTAAGGCACTCAAGGCCATAAAGCAGGATAATGCCTATCCTTACGTGTTTATTGAAGAACCCTTTGCTCGTTGTCGTGAATCTATAGCCGTATTTATTGATGTTGCTGTGTTTCTTGATACTCCTTTGGAGGTTTGCTTATCTCGTGTCATACAGCGCAATTTTGAGCATGCTAATGGAGACTCTGCCACTCAAGTGTTAACTTATTTGACAAATTACGATGATCATCTCAGAGAGATTTATATCGAAACGGCGGCTCAGGCTAAAAGTACCAGTGACTTTGTGGTGGATGGCAATTTGTCCACCGACGCCACCACAAAGCTTCTCAAAGACTGGCTAAATAATAATTAA
- the moaB gene encoding molybdenum cofactor biosynthesis protein B, which translates to MNSENTRLNIAVLTVSDTRTEETDSSGRYLVEAITEAGHHIVEKAIVIDDKYKLREIVSRWIADEQIQVVVSTGGTGFTGRDTTPEALSVLFDKSIEGFGELFRHISYQEIGTSTVQSRAFGGIANRTAIFCLPGSTGACKTGWNGILKEQLDSTHKPCNFVGHLTS; encoded by the coding sequence ATGAACTCTGAAAACACAAGACTTAATATTGCGGTATTGACCGTATCTGATACCCGCACCGAAGAAACGGATTCCTCAGGTCGTTACTTGGTAGAAGCGATTACCGAGGCTGGCCATCACATTGTTGAAAAAGCGATAGTGATAGACGATAAATACAAACTCAGAGAAATTGTGTCTCGCTGGATTGCTGATGAGCAAATTCAGGTGGTGGTGAGTACGGGTGGAACCGGCTTTACTGGCCGGGATACGACACCCGAAGCTTTGAGTGTACTGTTTGACAAAAGTATCGAGGGCTTCGGCGAACTATTCAGACACATTTCTTATCAGGAGATTGGCACTTCCACCGTGCAATCCAGAGCGTTTGGAGGTATTGCCAATCGCACTGCTATTTTCTGTTTACCGGGCTCCACAGGAGCATGTAAAACGGGTTGGAATGGCATCCTGAAAGAACAGCTGGATAGCACACACAAACCTTGCAATTTCGTTGGTCATTTAACCAGTTAA
- the moaE gene encoding molybdopterin synthase catalytic subunit MoaE: MAQIKISVQEHDFSVQNEYQALLGDHADSGAVVSFIGLVRDFNDGRDVTGLKLEHYPGMTEKALNDIATQAAQRWSLNGITIIHRVGQLQLADQIVLVAVSSAHRGAAFQACEFVMDYLKTKAPFWKKETTQYGEFWVQAKSADDEKANRW, from the coding sequence TTGGCACAGATTAAGATATCAGTGCAGGAGCATGACTTTTCTGTGCAGAATGAGTATCAAGCATTGCTGGGAGACCACGCTGATTCTGGTGCCGTTGTGAGCTTTATTGGTCTTGTAAGAGACTTTAATGATGGACGCGATGTTACCGGGTTGAAGTTAGAGCATTATCCCGGCATGACGGAAAAAGCCTTAAATGATATAGCTACGCAAGCAGCACAACGCTGGTCCTTAAACGGGATAACCATTATTCATCGGGTAGGTCAGCTACAACTGGCAGATCAGATAGTGCTTGTTGCGGTTTCCAGTGCTCACCGAGGCGCCGCTTTTCAAGCTTGTGAGTTTGTAATGGATTATCTGAAAACCAAAGCGCCTTTTTGGAAAAAAGAAACCACTCAATACGGAGAATTTTGGGTGCAAGCTAAATCCGCCGATGATGAAAAAGCAAATAGATGGTGA
- the sufC gene encoding Fe-S cluster assembly ATPase SufC, with protein sequence MLKVDNLKAKVEEKDILKGLSLEINPGEVHAIMGPNGAGKSTLGYVLSGKDGYEVTEGGATLNGEDLLDMEIEDRARAGLFLAFQYPVEIPGVSNLEFMKAAVDSVRESRGEEALSSADFLKAAKAACKQVNLPLEFLKRGVNEGFSGGEKKRNEIMQMILLQPTLCILDESDSGLDIDALKVVAEGVNSQRDDKRSFVVVTHYQRLLDYIKPDFVHVLSDGKIVKSGDASLAHELEAEGYAWLETYDRNAEEETA encoded by the coding sequence ATGTTAAAAGTTGATAATTTAAAAGCGAAAGTCGAAGAAAAAGACATCCTGAAAGGCCTGAGTCTGGAAATTAACCCTGGTGAAGTCCATGCCATTATGGGACCAAATGGCGCTGGTAAAAGTACCTTAGGGTACGTTTTGTCAGGTAAAGATGGCTACGAAGTCACTGAAGGTGGCGCTACTTTAAATGGTGAAGACTTACTGGATATGGAAATTGAAGATCGCGCCAGAGCGGGTTTGTTCCTTGCCTTCCAGTATCCGGTTGAAATTCCCGGTGTGAGCAATCTGGAGTTTATGAAAGCGGCAGTTGATTCCGTACGTGAATCCCGCGGTGAAGAAGCGCTAAGTTCAGCAGATTTTCTCAAAGCGGCTAAAGCTGCCTGCAAGCAAGTAAACCTGCCGCTGGAATTCTTAAAGCGCGGCGTTAACGAAGGTTTTTCCGGTGGTGAGAAAAAGCGCAACGAAATCATGCAAATGATCTTACTGCAGCCAACCCTATGCATTCTGGATGAGTCAGACTCGGGTTTGGATATCGACGCGTTAAAAGTCGTAGCCGAAGGCGTAAACAGTCAACGTGATGACAAACGTAGCTTCGTAGTGGTAACTCATTACCAGCGCTTACTCGATTACATCAAGCCCGATTTTGTACACGTATTATCCGATGGCAAAATCGTGAAAAGCGGCGATGCTTCTCTGGCCCACGAACTTGAAGCTGAGGGTTACGCCTGGTTGGAGACTTATGACCGCAATGCGGAAGAGGAAACTGCATGA
- the moaA gene encoding GTP 3',8-cyclase MoaA: protein MLQDTHGRRFHYLRLSITDVCNFRCNYCLPDGYQCDSDRDFLSLSEIKTIARTFSSLGTSKIRLTGGEPSLRKDLPQIIEACARTDGIDKVVITTNGYRFPDVIDDWHQAGIAGINVSIDSLDANVFNSITGADKLKAILAGVDKAAAMGIPVKINSVLMKGVNESSLQQFLNWLQDTPVTLRFIELMETGLSHQFFKQHHIAGEPIKQRLLQQGWTRIVRGKSAGPAQEFHHPDYAGKIGLIMPYSKDFCDSCNRLRISATGKLHLCLFAEQGLSLREEIANGDELALRHKISELLTTKDISHWLHEGKTGATKHLAMLGG from the coding sequence ATGCTTCAAGATACTCACGGACGCCGGTTTCATTACCTGCGCCTGTCTATAACAGACGTGTGTAATTTTCGCTGTAACTACTGTTTACCGGATGGTTACCAATGTGATTCCGATAGGGACTTCTTATCTCTTAGTGAGATAAAAACCATTGCCCGCACATTTTCCTCATTAGGCACGTCTAAAATACGCCTAACTGGCGGGGAACCGTCTCTGCGAAAAGATCTGCCTCAAATTATCGAAGCTTGTGCTAGAACAGACGGCATCGACAAAGTGGTGATCACCACCAATGGCTATCGTTTTCCTGATGTGATTGATGACTGGCATCAAGCCGGTATCGCTGGTATCAATGTCAGTATTGACTCTCTAGACGCCAACGTATTTAACAGTATAACGGGTGCTGATAAGTTAAAGGCGATTCTGGCCGGTGTGGACAAAGCAGCTGCCATGGGAATACCCGTTAAAATCAATTCTGTTCTAATGAAAGGGGTGAATGAAAGTAGCCTGCAACAGTTTTTGAATTGGTTGCAAGACACGCCTGTCACTTTGAGATTCATAGAGTTGATGGAAACCGGGCTGAGTCATCAATTTTTCAAACAACATCACATTGCCGGTGAACCCATCAAGCAGCGCTTATTACAACAAGGTTGGACGCGCATTGTCAGGGGTAAATCAGCCGGACCGGCGCAAGAGTTTCATCATCCTGATTACGCTGGCAAAATTGGACTTATTATGCCGTACAGTAAGGATTTTTGTGATAGCTGCAATCGTTTACGAATTTCAGCTACCGGTAAATTACATCTGTGTTTGTTCGCTGAACAAGGTCTATCATTGCGAGAAGAGATCGCCAATGGTGATGAGCTGGCGTTAAGGCATAAAATCAGCGAATTACTTACCACCAAAGATATAAGTCACTGGTTGCACGAGGGTAAAACTGGCGCAACAAAACACCTGGCGATGCTAGGTGGATAA
- a CDS encoding SufE family protein, which produces MSLPTTDEILDDLAFFDSWEERYKYIIDLGKALEPFPAELQTPDRLVKGCQSNVWLEIGGDKERIQFLVDSDAVIVKGLLVLVLAAYNNKSPQDIIAFDIDEYFRQLDLERHISPTRGNGLKAIVARINNIATAALP; this is translated from the coding sequence ATGAGTCTACCCACTACTGACGAAATTCTTGACGACCTGGCATTTTTTGACAGCTGGGAAGAGCGCTACAAATACATCATTGACTTGGGGAAAGCCCTCGAGCCGTTTCCCGCTGAATTGCAAACCCCGGACCGTCTTGTAAAGGGCTGTCAAAGTAATGTCTGGTTGGAAATCGGCGGTGATAAAGAGCGCATCCAGTTTCTGGTGGATAGCGATGCAGTCATTGTTAAAGGCCTTCTAGTGCTTGTGCTTGCGGCTTATAACAACAAATCACCACAAGATATCATCGCCTTTGATATTGATGAGTATTTCAGGCAATTAGATCTGGAAAGGCATATTAGCCCGACACGAGGCAATGGCTTAAAAGCCATTGTTGCCCGCATCAATAATATCGCCACTGCGGCATTGCCGTAG
- a CDS encoding nuclear transport factor 2 family protein translates to MDPISTFFSAWQLSEEDSRASTIKSVVIPEVEYHDPRTPETINSVDALCAYVGMFSANAPGWKAEVVKSDTIGKHTRVTVAFGGMGPDGKQVVQHGQYFVEVSDNHIIRMTGFVGTGEPT, encoded by the coding sequence ATGGATCCTATCTCTACTTTTTTCAGTGCCTGGCAGCTTTCCGAAGAAGATAGCCGGGCGAGTACCATCAAAAGCGTCGTTATCCCTGAAGTGGAATATCATGATCCACGTACCCCTGAAACCATAAATAGCGTTGATGCACTTTGTGCTTATGTGGGTATGTTTAGCGCCAATGCGCCGGGTTGGAAGGCTGAAGTGGTAAAAAGCGACACCATAGGCAAACACACCCGCGTAACGGTAGCCTTCGGCGGTATGGGACCGGATGGCAAGCAAGTGGTACAACATGGACAATACTTTGTAGAGGTATCTGATAATCACATTATCCGCATGACGGGTTTTGTCGGTACAGGCGAGCCCACCTGA
- the moaC gene encoding cyclic pyranopterin monophosphate synthase MoaC: MQESNSSNSPSLSHINAKGEASMVDVTRKSVTQRAAVATGKVMMSKATFDLIVSGGHAKGDVLAVARIAGIQAAKKCADLIPLCHPLMLSKVQVDFEPDESQSQINVRALCKLAGKTGVEMEALTAVSVACLTLFDMCKAADPEMVISDIKVQSKTGGKTGHWIREQGTVNNGASAC, from the coding sequence ATGCAAGAATCTAATTCCTCTAACTCACCATCCCTCAGCCACATTAATGCCAAAGGTGAGGCTAGCATGGTAGATGTTACACGAAAGTCGGTTACCCAACGAGCTGCAGTGGCGACAGGCAAAGTAATGATGTCCAAAGCAACCTTTGATTTAATTGTTTCTGGCGGTCATGCCAAAGGTGATGTATTAGCCGTGGCCAGAATCGCAGGCATCCAGGCTGCAAAAAAATGTGCCGATCTTATTCCCCTTTGTCATCCATTGATGTTGAGTAAAGTGCAGGTTGACTTTGAACCTGATGAGAGCCAGTCACAAATTAATGTGCGTGCGTTGTGTAAACTCGCCGGTAAAACGGGGGTTGAAATGGAAGCGCTCACCGCAGTATCGGTGGCCTGTTTAACCTTGTTTGATATGTGCAAAGCGGCGGATCCAGAGATGGTTATCTCTGACATTAAAGTGCAGTCTAAAACAGGCGGTAAAACCGGCCACTGGATAAGAGAGCAGGGCACAGTAAACAATGGAGCATCTGCATGTTAA
- a CDS encoding aminotransferase class V-fold PLP-dependent enzyme: MSLDVVAIRQQFPILQRTVDGNPLVYLDNAATTQKPQAVIDAISHYCTHCNSNVHRGAHTLADEATRLYEAAREKVANFINAFDKKEVIWTAGTTESINIVANGAKQLLKAGDEVIVTEMEHHANLVTWQQVCKVSGATLKIAPITDDGELNLAEFQRLLCDATKFVAIPHISNALGTINPLSELIPMAKAVGAWVMIDGAQGIAHGDVDVQALGCDFYAFSGHKFFAPTGIGVLWGRAEVLCDWPVWQTGGEMISVVTYESATWGELPNRLEAGTPNIAGAVGLGAAIDWFNTLDLEAVKQHEKRLMDKAVELSATVDGLIIKGNAANKIGVFSFVIEGTHPADIGFLLDKQGIAIRTGDHCAQPLMQRLGVPGTARASFSIYNTVEDIEALFIALKKVKMMLM; the protein is encoded by the coding sequence ATGAGTTTAGATGTTGTAGCAATTCGACAGCAGTTCCCAATCCTGCAGCGCACGGTTGACGGCAACCCGTTGGTATATCTAGACAACGCTGCTACCACGCAAAAGCCGCAAGCCGTAATCGATGCTATCAGCCATTATTGCACCCATTGTAATAGTAACGTACATCGCGGTGCGCACACATTGGCAGACGAAGCGACCCGTTTGTATGAAGCCGCTCGCGAAAAAGTGGCAAACTTTATTAATGCTTTTGATAAGAAAGAGGTGATCTGGACTGCAGGTACTACTGAATCTATCAATATAGTGGCCAATGGCGCTAAACAGTTACTCAAAGCCGGTGACGAAGTGATCGTTACGGAAATGGAACATCATGCTAATCTGGTTACCTGGCAACAGGTGTGTAAGGTTTCCGGCGCCACTTTAAAAATTGCGCCCATTACCGATGATGGGGAATTGAACCTTGCTGAATTTCAGCGTTTGCTTTGTGATGCTACTAAGTTTGTGGCCATTCCTCACATAAGCAATGCGCTTGGAACGATTAACCCGTTAAGCGAACTTATCCCTATGGCTAAAGCTGTTGGCGCTTGGGTGATGATAGACGGTGCGCAAGGTATTGCCCATGGCGATGTTGATGTGCAGGCATTAGGTTGTGATTTTTACGCTTTCTCTGGGCACAAGTTTTTTGCTCCTACCGGGATTGGCGTATTGTGGGGACGTGCTGAAGTCTTGTGCGATTGGCCTGTTTGGCAAACCGGTGGCGAAATGATTTCTGTGGTTACGTATGAAAGTGCCACATGGGGTGAGTTGCCCAATCGGCTTGAAGCGGGTACGCCCAATATTGCCGGTGCCGTTGGACTTGGTGCCGCCATTGATTGGTTTAATACGCTTGATCTTGAAGCGGTTAAGCAACATGAAAAGCGGTTGATGGACAAAGCCGTGGAATTATCTGCCACGGTTGATGGTCTGATTATTAAAGGCAATGCAGCAAACAAAATTGGTGTGTTTAGTTTTGTTATTGAAGGCACACACCCTGCCGATATTGGCTTTTTGCTGGATAAGCAGGGCATTGCTATTCGCACAGGGGACCACTGTGCGCAACCTTTAATGCAACGACTGGGCGTTCCCGGAACAGCGCGCGCTTCGTTTTCTATTTACAACACCGTAGAAGATATTGAAGCGCTATTTATCGCATTAAAGAAAGTCAAAATGATGTTGATGTAA
- the cmoB gene encoding tRNA 5-methoxyuridine(34)/uridine 5-oxyacetic acid(34) synthase CmoB: protein MKWFYDFYREIATTDLAHWLETLPAHLAKWHKEALHGDFKKWLKLVEQLPKTQPSQVNLTDSVSIGSANDITEYQQKQINGLLKQFMPWRKGPFYIHDIHINTEWRSDWKWDRVAPHISSLANKTVLDVGCGSGYHMWRMLAQKPEMVVGIDPTQLFLIQFQAIKHFAPNHPIHLLPLGIEQMPALRAFDTVFSMGVLYHRKSPFEFLQQLKEQLKSGGELVLETLVVEGDENTVLVPGERYAQMRNVWFIPSVKALEHWMSRAGFKNIRCVNLDETRLEEQRATDWMTSHSLVDFLDKDDISKTIEGYPAPLRATLIANR, encoded by the coding sequence ATGAAGTGGTTTTATGATTTTTACCGGGAAATCGCGACAACGGATTTAGCCCATTGGCTGGAAACCTTGCCTGCTCATTTAGCTAAGTGGCACAAAGAGGCATTACATGGCGACTTTAAAAAGTGGCTAAAGTTAGTTGAGCAATTGCCCAAAACCCAGCCATCACAGGTCAATTTGACAGACTCAGTGAGCATCGGCAGCGCTAATGACATCACCGAATATCAGCAGAAACAAATCAACGGACTACTCAAACAGTTCATGCCATGGCGCAAAGGTCCCTTTTACATTCACGATATCCATATCAATACTGAATGGCGCTCTGATTGGAAATGGGATCGGGTTGCCCCACACATTTCATCATTAGCCAACAAAACCGTGCTAGATGTGGGCTGTGGCAGCGGCTATCATATGTGGCGTATGTTGGCGCAAAAACCTGAAATGGTAGTGGGTATCGACCCAACTCAATTATTTTTAATTCAGTTTCAGGCAATCAAACACTTCGCGCCGAACCATCCTATTCATCTATTGCCACTGGGCATTGAACAAATGCCAGCATTGAGAGCCTTTGATACGGTGTTTTCAATGGGCGTGTTGTATCACCGCAAAAGCCCCTTTGAGTTTTTACAGCAACTCAAAGAACAGTTGAAATCTGGTGGTGAGTTGGTGTTGGAAACCCTGGTGGTGGAAGGCGATGAAAACACCGTACTTGTACCAGGTGAACGCTATGCTCAAATGCGCAATGTTTGGTTTATACCCAGCGTTAAGGCTCTAGAACATTGGATGAGCCGAGCGGGATTCAAGAATATCCGCTGCGTCAATCTCGACGAAACCAGACTCGAAGAGCAACGAGCCACCGACTGGATGACCAGTCACTCCCTTGTGGATTTTCTGGACAAAGACGACATCAGTAAAACCATTGAAGGCTACCCCGCTCCACTGAGAGCAACACTGATAGCAAACAGATAA
- the sufD gene encoding Fe-S cluster assembly protein SufD, with protein MSAWLANAIEKGQQVDDWLSGQRQASLALLKQQAWPSRKTEDWKYTSVRAMEKRSGEGASAAGVAELHAIENLDAIDLHFVDGHFQGISQSLPEGLSIVDLAQPDSQAQAWAVNAFTACKPQKHLFGLVNDALADNGLIVDIAANAEIKQPLRIVNTITQDIDVQHRIVVRLGQGAKATVIEHAEGTQASYFSGFAEYFVAENAYLEHYRFCLRTGQALSIGGSHFELKSEAEINSTLVGFGSELSRLDVDVMHRGERAHAKINAVYLLDAGEKFDLHSCIEHEIGHCTTDETVRGIVGDKATATFNGRIHIHRDAQKTLAELNNKNLLLTDNATINTKPELEIYADDVRCAHGATVAELDKSALYYLTSRGVSKAQALVMLNFGFINALVDEMPNEALAQWLRPQLQQRFANMNLDPIEA; from the coding sequence ATGAGTGCCTGGTTAGCCAATGCGATTGAGAAAGGTCAGCAGGTTGATGATTGGCTTTCTGGTCAGCGTCAAGCTTCTCTTGCATTACTAAAACAACAAGCTTGGCCAAGCCGTAAAACCGAAGACTGGAAATACACCTCCGTTCGAGCTATGGAAAAACGCTCAGGTGAAGGTGCCAGTGCTGCAGGTGTGGCCGAACTGCACGCAATTGAAAACCTCGATGCCATTGATTTGCATTTTGTAGATGGCCATTTTCAGGGGATCAGTCAGTCGCTACCTGAAGGGCTTAGCATTGTGGATTTGGCTCAGCCAGACTCACAAGCACAAGCATGGGCGGTTAACGCGTTCACCGCCTGTAAACCGCAAAAACACTTATTTGGTCTGGTGAATGATGCGCTTGCTGACAATGGTTTGATTGTTGATATTGCGGCTAATGCAGAAATAAAACAGCCGCTGCGCATCGTCAATACCATTACCCAGGATATTGATGTACAACATCGTATCGTGGTGCGGTTAGGGCAGGGTGCGAAAGCGACGGTAATTGAGCATGCTGAAGGTACCCAGGCCAGTTACTTTTCTGGATTTGCGGAATACTTTGTAGCCGAAAATGCCTATCTGGAGCACTACCGTTTTTGCCTGAGAACCGGACAAGCCTTGAGTATTGGTGGTAGTCACTTTGAGCTTAAAAGTGAAGCCGAGATTAACTCTACGCTGGTGGGTTTTGGCTCTGAATTGTCCCGTCTGGATGTGGATGTGATGCATCGCGGTGAGCGTGCACACGCCAAAATCAATGCGGTATATTTGCTGGATGCGGGAGAAAAGTTCGATTTACATAGCTGTATCGAGCATGAGATAGGCCACTGTACAACAGATGAAACGGTTCGCGGTATTGTGGGTGATAAAGCCACTGCCACCTTTAATGGTCGCATTCACATTCATCGCGATGCCCAAAAAACACTGGCGGAGCTAAACAACAAGAATCTGTTGTTAACCGATAACGCCACTATTAATACTAAACCAGAATTAGAAATTTATGCCGATGACGTGCGCTGTGCGCACGGTGCTACGGTCGCTGAGTTAGATAAATCAGCCCTGTATTACCTCACCAGCCGCGGTGTAAGTAAAGCTCAGGCTCTGGTGATGTTGAATTTTGGATTTATCAATGCGCTGGTGGATGAGATGCCAAATGAAGCATTAGCACAGTGGTTGCGTCCTCAGTTACAACAGCGTTTTGCCAATATGAACCTGGACCCGATTGAAGCATGA
- the moaD gene encoding molybdopterin synthase sulfur carrier subunit, which produces MLTVLFFAQLREQLQCDKLELAEQPKTVSELRDILAQRSPLWKELLASGLAIAAVNQTISSDDVSLKAGDEVAFFPPVTGG; this is translated from the coding sequence ATGTTAACCGTATTATTTTTCGCGCAGCTCAGAGAGCAACTTCAATGTGATAAACTAGAACTCGCTGAGCAACCTAAAACCGTGTCTGAATTGCGCGATATCCTGGCGCAAAGATCGCCACTATGGAAAGAATTGCTTGCCAGTGGACTGGCCATTGCTGCGGTAAATCAAACCATTAGCAGCGACGATGTGAGCTTAAAAGCAGGCGATGAAGTGGCGTTTTTCCCGCCGGTAACCGGAGGTTAA
- the sufT gene encoding putative Fe-S cluster assembly protein SufT, with translation MQKKMVVTQRECPARRVPSGEQTTIPANQFVTINQALGGNYTVTWMGNMLRIDGTDGDAIGMKPEELSFDSTGHDGILEEQVNQALDTIFDPEIPISLVSLGLIYKVDIEQNSGLVTIDMTLTAPGCGMGPVLISDVKYRVAKVPNVTAVNVNLVFDPPWTKDMMSEEAQLEAGLFF, from the coding sequence ATGCAGAAAAAAATGGTGGTAACTCAGCGAGAGTGCCCGGCAAGGCGTGTGCCTTCGGGGGAACAGACCACAATTCCCGCAAACCAGTTTGTAACCATCAATCAAGCCCTTGGCGGTAACTATACCGTCACCTGGATGGGCAATATGCTGCGCATTGATGGTACAGACGGTGATGCCATTGGCATGAAACCAGAAGAACTCAGTTTTGATTCCACCGGACACGATGGAATACTCGAAGAACAGGTAAATCAAGCGTTAGATACCATCTTCGATCCTGAAATTCCCATTAGTTTGGTGTCTCTTGGTTTGATTTACAAAGTCGATATAGAGCAGAACAGTGGTTTGGTTACGATTGACATGACCCTGACCGCACCCGGCTGTGGTATGGGCCCGGTACTTATCAGTGATGTAAAATATCGCGTAGCAAAAGTGCCTAATGTCACCGCTGTAAATGTTAATCTGGTATTTGATCCACCCTGGACAAAAGATATGATGTCCGAAGAGGCACAGCTGGAAGCTGGCCTGTTTTTCTAA